CGACTCGCTCTACACCGACGCGCAGGACACGATGCGGACGGCAGGGCGAGCGGCACAGTCCGTCGAGGACCTGGCGCCGATCTCGCTCCTCGGCACGATCATCACGAGCTTGTTCTGAGGAGGCCGGTCGGCTCGGCGCCGCGCGCGATGCGCACGTGGATGCCCCGGCGCGTGAGCGGCGCCAGCTGGGCCGTGAGGTCGGCCACCCGTTCATCCGTGATCGACCCCGTCATCGTGATGGCGACGGTCGTGCCGGCGCCGCTGCGCCGCGCATCGTCCATGATGGCCTCGAGCAGATAGGGCGTGAGCGCCCCCGAGCGCTCCATGACGAGCCCCTTGGGTCCGGTGACGCGCACGCGACCCGTCGAGACGCCGTCGCCGGTGCGGGCGAGGCGGCTCTTGCGATCGCGGATGGCGGCGACGGTCGCCGTCACCAGCTCGCCGTAGGTCCGGATCTCGTCGAGCGCGCGCTCCGGCATGCGTACACCGAGTCGCGACTCGACG
The sequence above is drawn from the Candidatus Eisenbacteria bacterium genome and encodes:
- a CDS encoding acyl carrier protein produces the protein RMMRKTVYQVGDRVVPVDLPRQLVCRVAATDDAAMVDLLLAVESRLGVRMPERALDEIRTYGELVTATVAAIRDRKSRLARTGDGVSTGRVRVTGPKGLVMERSGALTPYLLEAIMDDARRSGAGTTVAITMTGSITDERVADLTAQLAPLTRRGIHVRIARGAEPTGLLRTSS